A genomic stretch from Amblyraja radiata isolate CabotCenter1 unplaced genomic scaffold, sAmbRad1.1.pri scaffold_526_ctg1, whole genome shotgun sequence includes:
- the LOC116970099 gene encoding wiskott-Aldrich syndrome protein-like, which yields MEGQPDSPSRAVEYLLELNNIIESQQKLLEQQRRRIDELERQLERLGRENRSLRRAGLGGAQGQGQAEPPVPPPPPPPPPPPPPPPPPPPPPHANTGQSGAPTPDGAGSPPVTPHRDRTEIQTSKPIRSVKDFVQLSSFRSVCNDCDGSSFEDFHSGQGDLILLVWKCT from the exons ATGGAGGGGCAGCCCGACAGCCCGAGCCGGGCCGTGGAGTACCTGCTGGAGCTCAACAACATCATCGAGTCGCAGCAGAAGCTGCTGGAGCAGCAGCGGCGCCGCATCGACGAGCTGGagcgccagctggagcggctgggcCGGGAGAACCGCAGCCTGAGGCGGGCAGGGCTGGGGGGGGCCCAGGGCCAGGGGCAGGCCGAGCCCCccgtacccccaccccccccaccccctccacctcctcctccaccccctccaccacCGCCCCCTCCTCCACACGCCAACACCGGGCAGTCCGGGGCACCCACACCCGACGGGGCCGGCAGTCCCCCCGTCACCCCGCACCGAGACAG GACTGAAATCCAAACATCAAAACCCATCAGGTCAGTGAAAGATTTTGTGCAACTTTCTAGTTTTCGTTCCGTTTGCAATGAC TGTGATGGGAGCTCTTTTGAAGACTTTCACTCGGGGCAAGGAGACTTGATTCTGTTGGTCTGGAAGTGTACATAG